A single genomic interval of Lepidochelys kempii isolate rLepKem1 chromosome 13, rLepKem1.hap2, whole genome shotgun sequence harbors:
- the MMP9 gene encoding matrix metalloproteinase-9 has product MGLTLLAPLAMGLLALSCWAAPLHSKPQAVISFPGELVSNVTDLQLAESYLLRFGYVEAEGQTRSRQVSLGKALRRMQKQLGLEETGELDANTLDAMRAPRCGVPDVGSFLTFEGDLKWDHNDLTYRVLNYSPDLDASVIDDAFARAFKVWSDVTPLTFTRLQSGEADIMIQFGVQEHGDGYPFDGKDGLLAHAFPPGKGVQGDAHFDDDEFWTLGTGIVVKTSYGNANGAACHFPFTFEGQSYSTCTSEGRSDGLPWCATTPNYDRDKVYGFCPSELLYTYDGNSDGAKCVFPFVFEGKSYDACTTAGRSDGYRWCATTGSFDQDQKYGFCPSRDTAVIGGNSQGDPCVFPFTFLGQAYSACTSEGRQDGKLWCSTTSNYDTDYKWGFCPDQGYSLFLVAAHEFGHSLGLDHSSVREALMYPMYSYIKDFHLHPDDVSGIQFLYGRGSGPKPPAPTTQAPDIPDQATTQAEDTTTTAEPDDSPLPTEPSPVDPSNDACKVNSFDAITKINGELHFFKSGNYWKSSMSRKRAIQGPFRIKATWPALPAPIDAAFQDVLTKKLFFFSGRRFWVYTGSSVVGPRGIEKLGIGKEAERISGALQRGRGKVLLFSGEKYWRLDVKVQKVDKGYPRLTDDTFAGVPLNAHNVFLYQGKYHFCQDRFYWRMTPRYQVEQVGYVKYDILNCPE; this is encoded by the exons ATGGGGCTCACTCTCCTGGCCCCGCTAGCCATGGGGCTcctggccctgagctgctgggctgCACCACTCCACTCCAAGCCCCAGGCTGTGATCTCTTTCCCCGGGGAGCTGGTCAGTAATGTGACGGATCTACAGCTTGCAGAA AGCTACCTGCTGCGCTTCGGCTATGTGGAGGCAGAGGGGCAGACCCGCAGCAGGCAGGTGTCCCTGGGCAAGGCGCTCAGGAGGATGCagaagcagctggggctggaggagacagGGGAGCTGGATGCCAACACGTTGGATGCCATGCGGGCACCTCGATGCGGTGTCCCCGATGTGGGCAGCTTCCTCACCTTCGAAGGAGACCTCAAGTGGGATCACAATGACCTCACTTACCG GGTACTAAACTACTCCCCAGACCTGGACGCCTCTGTGATAGATGATGCCTTTGCGCGAGCCTTCAAGGTGTGGAGTGACGTGACCCCGCTCACCTTCACCCGGCTGCAGAGCGGCGAGGCTGACATCATGATCCAGTTTGGCGTCCAGG AGCACGGTGACGGGTATCCGTTTGACGGGAAGGACGGACTTCTGGCCCACGCTTTCCCCCCTGGCAAAGGGGTTCAGGGAGATGCCCACTTTGACGATGACGAGTTCTGGACGCTGGGAACAGGGATAG tgGTAAAAACCAGCTACGGGAACGCCAACGGGGCCGCCTGCCACTTCCCCTTCACCTTCGAAGGACAGTCCTACTCCACCTGCACCTCGGAGGGGCGCTCCGACGGGCTGCCCTGGTGCGCCACCACCCCCAACTACGACAGGGACAAGGTCTACGGCTTCTGCCCCAGCGAGC TTCTCTACACCTACGACGGCAACAGCGACGGGGCCAAGTGCGTCTTCCCCTTCGTTTTCGAGGGGAAGTCCTATGATGCCTGCACCACCGCTGGGCGCTCTGACGGCTACCGCTGGTGCGCCACCACCGGCAGCTTCGACCAGGACCAGAAATacgggttctgccccagcagag ACACAGCTGTGATTGGCGGGAACTCGCAGGGTGACCCATGCGTGTTCCCGTTCACGTTCCTGGGCCAGGCCTACAGTGCGTGCACCAGCGAGGGGCGGCAGGACGGGAAGCTCTGGTGCTCCACCACGAGCAACTACGACACCGACTACAAGTGGGGCTTCTGTCCCGACCAAG GTTACAGCCTCTTCCTGGTTGCTGCCCATGAGTTCGGCCATTCTCTGGGCCTGGACCACTCGAGTGTCCGCGAGGCCTTGATGTACCCCATGTACAGCTACATCAAGGACTTCCACCTGCACCCAGACGATGTCAGCGGCATCCAATTCCTCTACG GCCGTGGCTCTGGTCCCAAGCCCCCAGCACCAACGACGCAGGCGCCAGACATCCCTGACCAGGCAACCACACAAGCCGAGGATACCACAACCACGGCCGAGCCTGACGACTCCCCCTTGCCAACTGAGCCCAGCCCTGTGGACCCCAGCAACGATGCCTGCAAAGTGAATTCCTTCGACGCCATCACCAAGATCAATGGGGAGCTGCATTTCTTCAAGAGCGG GAATTACTGGAAAAGCTCCATGTCCCGGAAGAGGGCGATTCAGGGCCCATTCCGGATCAAGGCCACCTGGCCAGCCCTTCCGGCCCCCATCGACGCTGCCTTCCAGGACGTGCTCACCAAGAAGCTCTTCTTCTTCTCGG GTCGGCGTTTCTGGGTGTACACGGGCAGCAGCGTGGTGGGCCCCCGCGGGATCGAGAAGCTGGGCATCGGCAAGGAGGCAGAGCGGATCTCGGGGGCCCTGCAGCGGGGACGCGGCAAGGTGCTGCTCTTCAGCGGGGAGAAGTACTGGAG gctggACGTGAAAGTCCAGAAGGTGGATAAGGGCTACCCACGTCTCACTGATGACACCTTCGCCGGCGTGCCCCTCAATGCCCACAATGTCTTCCTCTACCAAG GAAAGTACCACTTCTGCCAGGACCGTTTCTACTGGCGAATGACCCCACGCTACCAGGTGGAGCAAGTGGGCTACGTGAAATATGACATCCTGAACTGCCCAGAGTAG